One Aegilops tauschii subsp. strangulata cultivar AL8/78 chromosome 2, Aet v6.0, whole genome shotgun sequence genomic window, CTTGGTATAAGCTGCGGCCCACTTTTTCCTAAGTTTGTACATTCTGGACATCCATTCGTTCTCCTCTTTGATCTCATAGTTCACCTTGAACTCAGCCCATGATTTCTCAAACTGGTAAACTCCCATTCGACAGTATATGAGTTTTCTGAAGTCATCAAGCATTGGATTACGCAGGTGGCGTATCATGTTCTGCTCAATGTGCCAACTGCATAGCCGATGGTCTGTCCTTGGCAAAATCTTCCTAATTGCTTTTCTCATTGCCGAGTCTCCATCTGTGATAACAGATATGGGCTCCTTATGACCCATCGCCTCTACAAAGGTCTGAAGTAGGCACTCGTATGACTTGTGGGTCTCATCTGAAACAACACCAATCCCGAAAACAATAGTACTACGATGATGGTTCAGTCCAACAAATGCAACAGAAGGGAGATTGTAGCGGTTGACCCGATAAGTGCTGTCAAACACAACTACATCTCCAAATGCTTCATAATCAATCTGAGACTGTGAATCTGCCCAGAATAAATTTCGAAGATGTCCTTCATCATCCGTGGTGTATTTGAAGAAAAACTCAGCATCTCGTTCTTCCTGTACTCTCATATGGTTCAGCACAAAGTCAGCATCCCTGCCTAAGATTCTTTTTTTCTTGTACCTGGCGAAGAAATTGTACAGGTCTCGGGAAATATACCCAACATGAGGATAGCCACCATGCTGTTTCTCAGCCACATTCATGATTTGGAACGTACGGAGACCACCAAGTCCGTATTCCACTGCATCAGCCTTGTGAGCATCGTTCATCCGACGGTGAGACCGTAGAAAAGCAGATTGGTCCGGGTCGGCTAGCGGGTGGTTATGGACATCAACAAACTTCTTAACAAACCACCGACCTCTGCCTGCATCATGTTGGATCTCAAGCATAGCTTTGCAACCACAACGGGTCAGCGCCCGTGGCTCCCTTTTTTGGTCAGTCGCTTGAAAGTACTTCTCCAATCGGTGCCCTTCTTTAGAGCAGCAGAAACGTCTTGCTTTCACCTCTCTGGTGCCCTTCACGTACTCCTTGTCATCCAATCTGACACTAAAACCTTTTGCTCTTGCATATCTGTTGTAGTGCTCGTAACCTTGGTTCTCGCTTGCAAACATCTGACTAACCATTATGTGATATTCTTCTATCTCCTCCAAGCTAACACTATGACCATCCATCCTCCAAACCTGCCATTATTAAAGCATCATACTTAGCGCATTTATTCTATCAATGTCATACAAACGGTCTGAATTTAGGTGATTCTTCAGATAAACAAAAAACTAACACAAATTCTAGAGGAATTATAACCTGTCTTCTATATACATTGCAACATTCATTATACCAGTGTCACCCTTTATGACATTCTAGTTGATCTGACGCAAATTGAAGGTGATCCACGATTTCAACTAGTACGAGTGACACTGTATAACTGTATACTCTGATAAAGATCAATTTATTGGTCATGTATCCATACAGATTGCAAGATATGGCTGGAGAAAAACGGGCGACGAACCTGTTCTCTAATTATCCGGCGGGCGATTGTCGGCGTGCGGGCGCGTTGGCAGGTGGCGGCAGCAGGAACCGCTGGAGGGATGGCGAGGGCAGGACTCGGGAAGCGGGGTCAAAGAACGTCGAGGCAGGACTCGGATGGCGGGGTCGAAGAACGTCGATCTGGACGGCGAACGGCGGTGGCGCGCGATGGTGTcggacggcggcgctcggggTCCGACGGCTGGACGGCGAACGGCGGTGGCGCGCGGTGGTGTcggacggcggcgctcggggTCCGACGGCTGGACGGCGAACGGCGGTGGCGCGCGGTGGTGTcggacggcggcgctcggggaTGTCGGACGGCCGCAATCTCCGGACGGCGAACGACGGTGGCGCGCGGTGATGTcggacggcggcgctcggggTGTGGACCGGTGCACGTCGGCCCCGAGCGGGGGTGTCCGACGGCGGCACCTCGGCGCTGCGCGGCCTTATCGCGACTGAAATGGATTTAGATCGAGTGTTTTTTTTTCCTTCACATATCGACCGTGCTGGGCTTTCGACTGACTGTGCGTGTAAAAGTCAAAACTGCCAAGCGGACTGCACTTTGGGAAATGACTTCCTTGCCCCTCCGTGCGGACGGCCAGATCTGCATGGTACTCCTGGGTGTCGTTTGGGAGTACCAGGGTACCGTAAAAGAGCTCATTTGGTAATGCTACCGGGCTCATAACTAACTTGTCCAAGAGCAAGATCCTTCCTATTCGGTGTGGAGGGCTGGACATTTCTCCTTTGCAATTGGCCCTCGGCTGCCAGTTATCTAGCTTCCCCTGCACATATCTCGGGATGCCTCTGTCAGATAGAAGGTTGAGACTTGCTGATTTCCAAGAGCTGCTTGAAAAGTTGATTAAGAAGATCGTTTCCTGGAAGGCTAGGTGGATTTCTTCCTCGGCCATGCCCATCTTCCTCCTGCTGGCAGTGCACCAACCGAAGTGGGTGATTAAGCAAATTGACAAACTCCATCGGGCATTCTTATGGGCAGGTTCCGACAACGTGTGTGGAGGCAAGTGTCTTGTCCGTTGGTCCCTAGTCTGCTCCCGAATTAATTTTGGAGGGCTGGGCATTCCTGACCTGTATGCTCAGGGAAGAGCCCTCAAAGTCCGCTGGTTATGGCAGAGTGCCACTGAACCGGATAAACCATGGCAAGGGCTGCAGCTACCGATTGACAAACATTTTAAGGCGCTCTTTATTGCTAGCACCACCATCAAGATTGGCAGTGGGACCAAGGTGTCATTTTGGCATGATCACTGGTTAAGCGGCGAGATCCCCTCTATTTCTTTCCCCAACTTATACAAGCATAGCAAGAGCAGGAAAATTTCTTTGGCTGAAGGTCTCACAAATAGGAGGTGGGCAACCTTGCTGAAGAGAAACCCTGGGATTGAGGTGTTGCGTGAGTACATCGACTTCTGGCATCGATCCATGGTAGTTACACTCAAATGGCTGTTTGTACAAGATAAGTGTTTAACTGCCAACAATCTTGCTAAGCGTGGCTGGCCACATGATCCAACCGGCCAGTTATGTCATCTTGGGATTGAAGATGGCATGCACCTTCTCTGCAATTGCCCCTTCACTGCTGGAATCTGGGGATACTGTCTAACCTTGTATAGATTCTCATATAATCTTCTGCCTTGCGCTGATGGAGATCACATCTTGGGCTGGTGGTTAAAAGCACTGGCAACTACAACAGCAAACAGGAGATGCATGGGATAGTTCTAAGATTTCTATTCAACTGTACATTTGTATAGCACtttgtctttatttttttcctACGGCTTCTTTGCTAAAAATTAGTATTTTTTTCTCGAGGGGTGTTTCCTCCGATCTTAATGAATGAAATCAGCAACTTTGCTGTTTTTCGTCTAAAAAATACCTTGTCGGCCCGATCATTTGTTGCATCAGTAGGAACTTCTCAATGACACCGATTGTGATCCTTGTTGTCCAGTATTTGTGGGATAGGAAGAACAGTACCACCAGGGGAGCAACCGCTATCCTGCACAGTACTGCACATATAGAACAATTTTATGTGGGATCACCAAGAAATTACTTGTGTAGCTAGTATATGTAATTCTGTCGACGTATCATCAATCAATTTCAATATCGTCGTGGAGTATATTACTGCAACCTGTAGTGTGCGGAGGTGTTCACTGGAAGAAATGCTTGTTCTAACGCGCAATGCAATATTTCAAAATCGATAACAAAATGGACATAATCCAACAGAAGACACGATGGGCCACTGAATATCCAGGGTGTAGGCTGCACACAATGGAGAAAATGTAGAAAAGTCAGGCATATATGTATGTTCCAAAAAAGAAGCACGGTGTACAGATCCCCTACTCACAAAAAGCGATCCCTTTTTCTATGGTTTTGTGGTTTccgtttttatttttattttcaaaCTTTCCTTTCGTTTTATTTTAAATTTTTattttccttctcttttttttttaaattgaCTAGATGTTTTTAAATTTGAAAAGGTGTTTGCATTTTCAACTTTTTGCAGATTtgaagaaaatgttcatgtttgtAAAAGATGTTCATACATTTGAATAAATATTCgtgttttcaaaaaatgttcacatttcCAATACATGTTTGCAAAATTGAAAAAATCCCACTCCTCCTTACCGCTGCATACCTGAAAACTGAAAACAGAAAACCAaccaaaaaataaataaataacaaaaaacCAACCAGGAACTTCTAGAAGCTTCCCAACCCAACCGAAAACTACCAAAACCTGGAACAATTGAAAGCTTTATCGGGCTGGCCCATGTACTAGTGTAGCCTTGGAGTGCGCCCCATACAAAAAAGCCTATAACTGGCGCTCTAAGCGCTAGATAGAATGCTTTACATGATAACCTGTGATGTAGCAATTCCTCCACCTTTTCTGGTTTGACAAATGGCTCACTGCATGCGTCACTTGTCGTAACCTGGGAGCTTCCCTTCTTCTCATAGATTCCCTTTTCTATACATGTTATCTCTTGAACTATGTATCCAAATGATAAAGCCTTTTAATTGTTGGATTTCTCGCGTAGAGATCTTGGAAATTAGATCCCATGTTAATAGCCCTTGACGATCTTTTCTCACAAAAAAAATATCAAAAACAccaaaaaacaaaagaaagaaaactAAAAGAAGAAAAGATTACTGAAAAAACAAAATCTAAAAAGAATGAAACCAGAAAAAATATGTTTGtgcaaaaaaggaagaaaaaaccGGAGTCTGAAAGCACGGATGTAGTTTTGCACCTTTTTTCTGGAAGCACAAGTTGTGGCTTTCCCTTTTTGAAGCACACTTCCACGAGTAAATCAGTGCTATGCGCGGAAGCACATAATATTATTATTCCGTGAAGAAATTCTTTGAAACCTAAGGGAAATCAGGCAAAAACCAAGAAAACTGAAAAAATTATCTAAAATCCGAAAATACGTACataaaaaaaaaacaaaattcagAAATAGTTGCCAACATATGACTTGTGGCGGCAGCTGTATGCACCACTTGGCACACTCCCATGCCACCAAAAGTGAGCCATGGATGCCCCCAAATGGTGTTAACCCTTAGTTAGTTATTCCCGTTTCATAGCTTGTAGCGAAGCATGCCTACTACGTGTGGATACTGGGCTTGCCCAACGACACGGCTAGAACGTGTATCTCCTCACAGCTAACACGGCTAGTAGAAAAAAAAAAAGCTAACACGGCTAGGGAACCATTTCGGCCTAAGCACGTTCATCGCTCATGACTTTTTTTTATCGTTTTGGATGGGCAACCAAGGGACTTTTAGAACCCTTTAATGGTAATCAAGTTCGTGCAGATGAATGAGTAGTAGTAGCCTTTCTTCAGTCCAATTGCAGCCTCTTTATTGAAGTCTTGGCAGTATTTCAAAGATTGATACCACAGAGAAGATGTCTCCAAGAGATTTCATTGTAAATTTTAATTGTGAGAGTTactttgcaaaaaaaaaaaagatctTGAATCCAAAGCAATGTAGTTGTAATGGTTTTGAGAAAGAATAAAGTTCTTGTTGTTTCTGAAAAATAAGATAGCAATGGATTTCCTCAAAAAATACAATAGAAGCGAGCAACATACTTCGCTCAAAAATCAATTGCGTCATTAAAAAACTTATTATTTTACGTGCAAAAAAATTTCCATGGATATAAAAAATTGTTCTTATGTATTTTAAAAAGTTATTCTTTTAAGTGCACTGAAAATATGGTCATCATGTCGTAAAATGCTCATTAGGCTTTAAAAAAATATTGATCATATATTCCAATTTTTGCATCATATATTTGACAAAGTCATTGTGCCTAAAAAAAATCTCATCTTGTATTTTAGAAAAGTTTGCCGGACGATACAGAATTTTTATTCTTCTTTTCAGCCAAATATTTGTAGCAGTAGGTCTTCCAGTGATCCTTGCCCTTGTAGAAGAATAACACTCAGTCTCCTTAGTGGCTCTTTGTAACACCCCGGTAGTTAAGATAGAGTAACCACACACTAATGGTACCATGTCATCACAATTAATTTTCCAAACCTCACGTTGATCCAAACCGAATTcaatttcaaatttaaaataaaatcaaataaaatattTTCTCAAACAGTAAAACCAAAATGTGCATAATATTGAAAATAATCACTGAGTAATTTTCATGAATAGACCAACATTTTATAAAGTATTCAAATGCCCTAAAACAGTTAAAACAGGGGCCCAAACAATATTTTAATTGCTTTTAAAATTATAAAAAATTCCAAACTAAATTAAATAGCTCCCAAACTTTTTTTGGCAGTGTGTAATATTGAATTATAATTATTAGATCAAGTTTATATTCTATAAAACTCCAATGCTATTGAAAATAAATGTAAAACAGAAACTAATTAAAGAAAACAAAAATGAAAatagaagaaaaagaaaaagtcCCCGGAGCACTGGGCCTAGTGCATAGTGCGGCCCGGCCCAACACCCCGGGTCATCTCCCTCCTACTGCTCCCAACTTGCCCTCTCCTATCGCTATCGATTCCGACCTCTAGTGCGTGATCCCGAGTCGACCGAAGGCACCGCCGCCTCGCTTGGTCACCGGAGCTACTCCGTTGACCATTTGGTCACCTGCGTGTGCCCAACGGCTTCGCCGCAACGCGTAGCCCCTGGTTAGAAGCTTCTGCCACCCGTTTGCATGTCGTCCTGATGTACTGACCTCACCCGAACGCTGGTGTCCGCCTCGCTCGTTTGCCCAGTAATCCCAATCGAGGCGGCAAGCTCTCCCCGTtcgaaagttgctcagaaaaatataACGAATCCGAATATGTTATCCActcatctgtcacatgcctctagcatgATGAACCTGAATCCTTCCCTTTCGACTCATCTGTCCGAAAACTGCCAAACGCCAGGAAAATATTCTgagatgttttcccccttcgtaTGTAATGCGTAGCACTGCGttagtgttggggaacgcggtatttcaaaaaaaattcctacgatcatgcaagatatatctaggagatgcatagcaacgagcagggagagtgtgtccacgtaccctcgtagaccgaaagcggaagcgttaaggaacgcggttgatgtagtcgaacatcttcgcgatccaaccgatcaagtaccgaatgcacggcacctccgtgatctgcacacgttcagctcggtgacgtccctcgaacttctagatccaactgaggtcgagggagagtttgatcagcacgacggcgtgttgacggtgatgataaagttaccgacgcagggcttcgcctaagctctacaatgatatgaccgaggtggaaatatgtggaggggggcaccgcacacggctaaacaatcaacttgtgtgtcctagggtgccccctgcccccgtatataaaggagcaagggggaggccggccggccctataGGGCGCATCcaagggggggcaatcctactcctagtgggagttggattcccccctttcctagtcctactaggagaagaaggaaggagaggggaaagagaaggaaggagggggcgccgcccctccccctagtccaattcggactaggcccatggggggggggggcggccagcccttggctgcccctctctctcccctaggcccaataaggcccattacttctccggtggttccgataacccttccggcactccgatatttatccggtgaccccccggaactcatccgatgtccgaataacatcgtcaatatatcattctttatgtctcgaccatttcgacactcctcgtcatgtccgtgatcacatccgaggctccgaacaaccttcggtacatcaaaacacataaactcataatgctaatctgatgtctactacgcaaccttcttcttgtagacgttgttgggcctccaagtgcagaggtttgtaggacagtagcaaatttccctcaagtggatgacctaaggtttatcaatccgtgggaggcgtaggttgaagatggtctctctcaaacatccctgcaaccaaataacaaagagtctgttgtgtccccaacacacccaatacaatggtaaattgtataggtgcactagttcggcgaagagatggtgatacaagtgcaatatggatggtagatataggtttttgtaatctaaaagtataaaaatagcaaggtaactattgataaaagagagcacaaacggtattgcaatgcgttgaaacaaggcctagggttcatactttcactagtgcaagttctctcaacaataatagcataattagatcatataacaatccctcaacatgcaacaaagagtcactccaaagtcactaatagcggagaacaaatgaagagattattgtagggtacgaaaccacctcaaagttattctttctgatcgatctattcaagagtccgtagtaaaataacacgaagctattctttccgttcaatctatcatagagttcatactagaataacaccttaagacacaaatcaaccaaaaccctaatggcacctagatactccaatgtcacctcaagtatccgtgggtatgattatacgatatgtatcacacaatctcagattcatctactcaaccaacacaaagaacttcaaagagtgccccaaagtttctaccggagagtcaagacgaaaacttgtgccaacccctatgcataagttcacaaggtcactgaaccctcaagttgatcaccaaaacatacatcaagtagatcacgtgaatatcccattgtcaccacagataagcacatgcaagacatacatcaagtgttctcaaatccttaaagactcaatccgataagataacttcaaagggaaaactcaatccattacaagagagtagagggggagaaacatcataagatccaactataatagcaaagctcgcgatacatcaagatcgtgccgaatcaagaacacgagagagagagagatcaaacacatagctactggtacataccctcatccccgagggtgaactactccctcctcgtcatggagagcgccgggatgatgaagatggccaccggtgagggatcccccctccgacagggtgccagaacagggtcccgattggattttggtggctacagaggcttgcggcagcggaactcctgatctaggttatgttctgggggtttctgtatatataagaggttttggcgtcggggacaagtcaggggggtctccgaggcagccacgaggtagggggcgcgcccagggggtagggcgccccccccaccttcgtgggtgcctcgggactcttctggccc contains:
- the LOC109753480 gene encoding protein FAR1-RELATED SEQUENCE 5, which translates into the protein MDGHSVSLEEIEEYHIMVSQMFASENQGYEHYNRYARAKGFSVRLDDKEYVKGTREVKARRFCCSKEGHRLEKYFQATDQKREPRALTRCGCKAMLEIQHDAGRGRWFVKKFVDVHNHPLADPDQSAFLRSHRRMNDAHKADAVEYGLGGLRTFQIMNVAEKQHGGYPHVGYISRDLYNFFARYKKKRILGRDADFVLNHMRVQEERDAEFFFKYTTDDEGHLRNLFWADSQSQIDYEAFGDVVVFDSTYRVNRYNLPSVAFVGLNHHRSTIVFGIGVVSDETHKSYECLLQTFVEAMGHKEPISVITDGDSAMRKAIRKILPRTDHRLCSWHIEQNMIRHLRNPMLDDFRKLIYCRMGVYQFEKSWAEFKVNYEIKEENEWMSRMYKLRKKWAAAYTKGRYFLGMQSNQRSESLNSRLHNHLDRKMSLVDVVEHTEHCISRMRRNEAELDAICSQSVPFTRIDACLLEINAARIYTPKIFKMVRDCIRRSCAWVIQEQTTVNDLVRYEVVLKDGAEGGSRRLFSVECSFDGSLMNGAFCPCRKMECEAIPCAHIFAVLVFVRAATIPPCCVSKRWTMEAKAAFVSVRNANTHVWSEEMSRYRELRNIASIALFKVSKSGERSQEVKDYLQSIIDGPIENDDNTEETTFGPIPSHYTAASHASADRVLDPKIVDTKGAPCKKRMKPFHETLRETNGRKKRTRRCGQCKSSEHDRRRCPDLGK